The following proteins are encoded in a genomic region of Actinomadura sp. NAK00032:
- a CDS encoding trans-acting enoyl reductase family protein, translated as MTADRPHDSARAYDIVLFGATGFTGGLTAEYLAATARPGTRWALAGRDRAKLEAVRDRLTKIDPACAELELLHADTTDAASIEAIADAARVVITTVGPYVKYGEPLVAACARAGTDYVDLTGEPTFVDRMYVKYHRQAVDSGARIVHACGFDSIPHDLGAYFTVKQLPEGVPLHIEGFLRVQGSASGGTLHSAIGIFGDPAGMLRAERERRRVEEPPAGRRVRISRSPAPRARVGDGWTLPLPTIDPQIVTRSAAALDRYGPDFSYGHYLAVRHLATAAGIAAGFGGLTAVAAVPPARKALLRFATPGEGPSPERRARNWFSVKFAGEGGGKRVVTEVAGGDPGYGETAKMLAESALCLAHDDLPATSGQVTTAAAMGDALIGRLVGAGITFRVLDER; from the coding sequence ATGACCGCCGACCGCCCGCACGACTCCGCCCGCGCGTACGACATCGTCCTGTTCGGCGCCACCGGCTTCACCGGCGGGCTGACCGCCGAGTACCTGGCCGCCACCGCCCGGCCGGGGACGCGCTGGGCCCTCGCCGGACGCGACCGGGCCAAGCTGGAGGCGGTCCGCGACCGGCTGACGAAGATCGACCCGGCGTGCGCCGAGCTGGAGCTGCTCCACGCCGACACCACCGACGCCGCCTCGATCGAGGCCATCGCGGACGCGGCGCGGGTCGTCATCACCACGGTCGGCCCCTACGTCAAGTACGGCGAGCCCCTGGTCGCGGCGTGCGCGCGCGCCGGAACCGACTATGTCGACCTCACCGGCGAGCCCACCTTCGTCGACCGCATGTACGTCAAGTACCACCGGCAGGCGGTGGACAGCGGGGCGCGCATCGTCCACGCGTGCGGGTTCGACTCCATTCCGCACGACCTCGGCGCCTACTTCACGGTCAAGCAGCTCCCCGAGGGCGTCCCGCTGCACATCGAGGGGTTCCTGCGGGTGCAGGGGTCGGCGTCCGGCGGCACCCTGCACTCGGCGATCGGCATCTTCGGCGACCCGGCCGGGATGCTGCGCGCCGAGCGCGAGCGCCGCCGGGTGGAGGAGCCGCCCGCCGGGCGCCGGGTGCGGATCTCGCGGTCCCCCGCGCCCAGGGCCCGCGTCGGGGACGGCTGGACGCTGCCGCTGCCCACCATCGACCCGCAGATCGTCACCCGGTCGGCGGCGGCGCTCGACCGCTACGGCCCCGACTTCTCCTACGGCCACTACCTCGCCGTCCGGCATCTCGCGACGGCCGCCGGGATCGCTGCGGGCTTCGGCGGCCTGACCGCGGTCGCCGCCGTGCCCCCGGCCCGCAAGGCGCTGCTCCGCTTCGCGACGCCCGGCGAGGGGCCGTCCCCGGAGCGCCGCGCCCGCAACTGGTTCAGCGTGAAGTTCGCCGGCGAGGGCGGCGGGAAGCGCGTGGTCACCGAGGTCGCGGGCGGCGACCCCGGCTACGGCGAGACGGCCAAGATGCTCGCCGAGTCGGCGCTGTGCCTGGCGCACGACGACCTGCCCGCGACGTCCGGGCAGGTCACCACGGCGGCGGCGATGGGGGACGCGCTGATCGGGCGGCTCGTCGGGGCCGGCATCACCTTCCGGGTGCTGGACGAGCGGTGA
- a CDS encoding sensor histidine kinase, translating to MTSPLELLAGRGADLLVRVVAAACSDRELPRMADELACLVVRSARALTFCDVYVLDEEERALEWAGPPVPLGEGDAGWVAAHGRARPHADGRGAAIPVPGDGRVIAVVDVRAAGPVPPEDLALATALAGLFAPVLSSCRRLRSAREREHAAERFAERAVEAQEAERSRLSREIHDGLAQRLASLGFHLSAAERALPEHHPEGLAQIMMARRLCELAAAETRAAIGGLRPPVLDDLGLSAALATLAREAGDGPGPSGALDVTVTVEGELDNELPDHVQTALYRIAQEAVGNALRHASASCVDLLLEHSADRVRLRVADDGTGFSVRDVFAQGLVKGVRPDCYGLRGMRERAELLGGRVAVTSRPGAGTIVEAVIPIPGRRGAAADGVTARPAPGR from the coding sequence GTGACGTCCCCGCTGGAACTGCTCGCCGGGCGCGGCGCCGACCTGCTCGTCCGCGTCGTCGCGGCGGCCTGCTCCGACCGCGAGCTGCCCCGGATGGCCGACGAGCTGGCCTGCCTGGTGGTGCGGTCGGCGCGGGCGCTGACGTTCTGCGACGTGTACGTGCTGGACGAGGAGGAGCGCGCCCTCGAATGGGCGGGCCCGCCCGTCCCGCTGGGGGAGGGCGACGCCGGCTGGGTCGCCGCGCACGGCCGGGCGCGCCCGCACGCCGACGGGCGCGGCGCCGCGATCCCGGTGCCCGGCGACGGCCGCGTGATCGCGGTCGTGGACGTCCGGGCGGCCGGGCCCGTCCCGCCCGAGGACCTCGCGCTCGCCACCGCGCTCGCCGGGCTGTTCGCGCCGGTGCTGTCGTCCTGCCGCCGGCTGCGCAGCGCCCGCGAGCGCGAGCACGCGGCGGAGCGGTTCGCCGAGCGGGCCGTCGAGGCGCAGGAGGCGGAGCGGTCCCGGCTGAGCCGGGAGATCCACGACGGCCTGGCGCAGCGGCTCGCCAGCCTCGGCTTCCACCTGTCGGCCGCCGAGCGGGCACTGCCCGAGCACCACCCGGAGGGGCTGGCGCAGATCATGATGGCGCGGCGGCTGTGCGAGCTGGCCGCGGCCGAGACCCGCGCGGCGATCGGGGGGCTGCGGCCGCCCGTGCTGGACGACCTCGGCCTGTCGGCGGCGCTCGCCACCCTCGCCCGGGAGGCCGGCGACGGCCCGGGGCCGTCCGGCGCGCTCGACGTCACGGTGACCGTCGAGGGCGAGCTGGATAACGAACTGCCCGACCACGTGCAGACCGCGCTCTACCGGATCGCGCAGGAGGCCGTCGGCAACGCGTTGCGGCACGCGTCCGCGAGCTGCGTCGACCTGCTGCTGGAGCACTCCGCCGACCGCGTCCGGCTGCGGGTCGCCGACGACGGGACGGGGTTCTCCGTCCGGGACGTGTTCGCGCAGGGCCTCGTCAAAGGGGTGCGGCCGGACTGCTACGGGCTGCGCGGCATGCGCGAGCGCGCCGAGCTGCTCGGCGGGCGGGTCGCGGTGACGAGCAGGCCGGGCGCCGGGACGATCGTCGAGGCCGTCATCCCGATCCCCGGGCGCCGAGGGGCCGCCGCCGACGGGGTCACCGCTCGTCCAGCACCCGGAAGGTGA
- a CDS encoding response regulator transcription factor gives MGVPVRVVLVDDHEMILAGLQAMLAGFAGRVRVVGQAGTGDEAARLVTALRPDVVLLDVRLGPESGLDLCRVITGRVPEARVVFLSVYDDEQYVFEALRAGAGGYLLKRVDGPELVRRLEEVARGETVIDPTLAGRMAVTAARLTRGEFWPGANRGLTQRESEVLSLLVGGLSNKAIAARLVLSEETVKSHLRALYRKLEVTDRSAAIAVALREGLFR, from the coding sequence ATGGGAGTCCCCGTACGCGTCGTCCTGGTGGACGACCACGAGATGATCCTCGCCGGGCTGCAGGCCATGCTGGCCGGGTTCGCCGGCCGGGTGCGCGTCGTCGGGCAGGCGGGGACGGGGGACGAGGCGGCCCGGCTGGTGACCGCGCTGCGCCCCGACGTCGTCCTGCTGGACGTGCGGCTCGGCCCCGAGAGCGGCCTCGACCTGTGCCGGGTGATCACCGGCCGCGTCCCGGAGGCGCGGGTGGTGTTCCTGTCGGTCTACGACGACGAGCAGTACGTCTTCGAGGCGCTGCGCGCCGGGGCCGGCGGCTACCTCCTCAAGCGGGTGGACGGCCCCGAGCTGGTCCGCCGGCTGGAGGAGGTCGCGCGGGGCGAGACGGTCATCGACCCGACGCTCGCCGGGCGGATGGCGGTCACCGCCGCCCGGCTGACCCGCGGCGAGTTCTGGCCGGGCGCCAACCGCGGCCTCACCCAGCGCGAGAGCGAGGTGCTGTCGCTGCTGGTCGGCGGCCTGTCGAACAAGGCGATCGCGGCGCGGCTGGTGCTCAGCGAGGAGACCGTGAAGAGCCACCTGCGCGCCCTCTACCGCAAGCTGGAGGTGACCGACCGGTCGGCGGCGATCGCGGTCGCGCTGCGCGAGGGGCTGTTCCGGTGA